A genomic segment from Candidatus Macondimonas diazotrophica encodes:
- a CDS encoding phage tail assembly chaperone, producing MRWSLKPTARKSSWLQKLAEEEGRSFKTLDDRPELHKDLRWIWEAFVYLDRRRPPGFSAPCAIPPSEIKAYCDLLSVWGSEEREDLLRFIAVLDDEFLADASEKRKREEAKNKNKGKKTPPKR from the coding sequence TTGCGGTGGAGCCTAAAGCCCACCGCAAGAAAGAGCAGTTGGCTCCAGAAGCTGGCTGAAGAAGAAGGCCGGTCGTTCAAGACCCTCGATGACCGCCCCGAACTCCACAAGGATCTTCGCTGGATCTGGGAAGCATTTGTCTACCTCGACCGGCGGCGTCCGCCTGGGTTTTCGGCGCCCTGCGCCATTCCTCCCTCTGAAATAAAGGCCTACTGCGACCTGCTCTCCGTCTGGGGATCGGAAGAGCGTGAAGACCTGCTCAGATTTATTGCCGTGCTTGATGACGAGTTCCTCGCGGATGCTTCCGAGAAGCGCAAGCGAGAGGAGGCGAAGAACAAGAACAAAGGAAAGAAGACCCCTCCCAAGAGGTAA
- a CDS encoding endonuclease VII domain-containing protein: MIDSRRSKHRLPNVPEGLFQCVTCEQWKPKEDFNVHNGSKTGRRSKCKVCRNTYKREWAAKRAEDRIPKTKACKECGETKPAQEFHRSRTSKDGLVSKCHGCSSAYYRKNYSGWSNDEVVEAFKAQDGKCAICETEMELDGPKSKKPRADHCHETGRKRALLCNHCNLALGHMKDDPTRLRKAAEFLEGFQA; this comes from the coding sequence GTGATCGATTCTCGTCGATCAAAGCACCGACTGCCTAATGTGCCCGAGGGCCTGTTTCAATGCGTGACCTGTGAACAGTGGAAGCCCAAAGAGGACTTTAACGTTCACAATGGTAGCAAAACAGGACGGCGAAGTAAATGCAAGGTCTGCCGCAATACTTACAAAAGAGAATGGGCAGCGAAGCGGGCCGAGGACAGAATACCTAAAACCAAGGCCTGCAAAGAGTGCGGAGAGACCAAACCAGCACAGGAGTTTCACCGAAGCCGAACGTCGAAAGATGGTCTTGTCTCTAAGTGTCACGGATGCTCGTCAGCCTACTACAGAAAGAACTATTCTGGATGGAGTAATGATGAAGTCGTCGAGGCTTTCAAGGCACAGGATGGAAAGTGCGCCATCTGTGAGACTGAAATGGAACTGGACGGCCCCAAGAGCAAGAAGCCCAGAGCCGACCATTGTCACGAGACTGGACGAAAGAGAGCGCTTCTTTGTAATCACTGCAACCTTGCTCTTGGACACATGAAAGACGACCCAACAAGGCTTAGAAAAGCCGCAGAATTTCTGGAAGGGTTTCAAGCCTGA
- a CDS encoding DUF2460 domain-containing protein codes for MSFHNVRLPTQISYGSLGGPGFKTSVITAGSGKEQRNQEWARSRAEYDLKYGIQTEEEMHAVIKFFYARRARAYSFRFKDWGDYKVVEQNIGILSDGGEEEFQLFKRYEDDASTYDRVLSKIVDGTVLGVKKNGVELDPEDWSLDYDTGIFTFTGSGTGGDVISIDYFEFDVPVRFDIDSLPVSWDNFNQNSISSIPVIEVHPDEEVVT; via the coding sequence ATGTCCTTTCATAATGTGCGTCTTCCGACACAGATCAGCTATGGCTCGTTAGGTGGGCCTGGCTTCAAGACGTCTGTCATCACCGCAGGGTCCGGGAAGGAGCAGCGTAACCAGGAGTGGGCACGTTCACGCGCAGAGTACGACCTGAAATACGGCATCCAGACGGAAGAGGAGATGCACGCGGTCATCAAATTCTTCTACGCCAGACGCGCCCGGGCGTACTCTTTCCGGTTCAAGGATTGGGGCGACTACAAGGTTGTCGAGCAGAACATCGGTATCCTCTCTGACGGAGGAGAGGAGGAGTTCCAGCTCTTCAAGCGGTACGAAGACGATGCCAGCACATATGACCGGGTCCTGTCGAAGATTGTCGACGGAACGGTTCTCGGTGTGAAGAAGAACGGCGTCGAACTTGATCCTGAAGACTGGTCGCTCGATTACGACACCGGAATCTTCACGTTCACCGGAAGTGGAACGGGTGGGGACGTTATCTCTATCGATTACTTCGAGTTCGACGTTCCTGTTCGGTTCGACATCGATTCCCTTCCGGTCTCGTGGGACAATTTCAATCAGAATTCGATCTCGTCGATTCCTGTCATCGAGGTCCATCCGGACGAGGAGGTCGTGACCTGA
- a CDS encoding phage tail terminator-like protein has translation MSLQQALGEAQRRFRAWALTNHPTIPVDFPNAPFHEPDYGPYLVFRPVTGRITRGSIGRNAYSIQVGIIQVNAVYPLNEGAGPATNLCEDALSIFDEIEYRVGPTETMVFRLSSIDGESDANGKYTVVGSVPWERKRLIRSS, from the coding sequence ATGTCACTGCAGCAGGCACTTGGAGAGGCGCAGAGGCGCTTCCGGGCATGGGCACTTACGAACCATCCGACCATCCCGGTAGATTTCCCGAACGCTCCGTTCCACGAACCTGACTACGGGCCTTATCTTGTGTTCAGGCCGGTGACGGGCCGCATTACGAGAGGATCGATTGGCCGGAATGCGTATTCCATCCAGGTCGGGATCATCCAGGTCAATGCTGTCTATCCGCTGAACGAAGGCGCCGGGCCGGCAACCAATCTGTGCGAGGACGCCTTGTCCATTTTCGACGAGATCGAGTACCGGGTCGGACCCACGGAGACCATGGTTTTTCGGCTCTCATCCATTGACGGCGAGAGCGACGCCAATGGCAAATACACGGTGGTAGGATCAGTGCCCTGGGAGCGTAAAAGGCTGATCCGAAGCTCCTGA
- a CDS encoding phage tail tube protein, whose protein sequence is MANTFADSNRYIARFLKEGTSTWGETPSSGTPREVRLTSSSLTASKETVVSDEIRADRMVSNVIEVQAGSAGDISTEFSSGSHDEFLEAFVLGAWTRPMSFDRWEGEQVSITATDGIAINGGDFSDYFTVGRRIKTEGFATPGNNGYFEVESVAFSSGVTTVTTVETSLTIEAASRYTKVMDANDVIVLNNTTVAAVADGFTGTGVFASAIAAGQLAIGQRIFVEGLGFEEGTYVFGSAPAAGDSVTVSDGMNSRTYQYAGTVPEGVVDLGAAADVQEAANDLAAAIQADYALGLINVKAVSDDTDTVTINNLNSEGGALTEDEAGTAITTTDFANGAAGARGFFTVSALTDDKITVSETVDAVSAGDAVTIKGSMLRNPGEIDDITPQSFTIEEHYTDIGQVFVRDGMRVGSFNEEVASGAIVTGSFSFMGRATSRRTSTLLGTSPYTPLEAPTTEVINATTNVGDLYKDGALLATAVQSISVTGEANLRAQNAVGSKFARGIGTGRFNLTGTVTAYFEDGAMYDHFVAHDTVSLAYDFQDIDGNVYWTTIPAVKFTSDDITPGGIDQDVLEPIEFTAQRDPATNCQFQRDRFSSIKAPTA, encoded by the coding sequence TTGGCAAATACGTTCGCCGATAGCAACCGTTATATCGCCCGCTTCCTGAAGGAGGGCACGTCCACCTGGGGCGAAACACCTTCCTCGGGCACACCCCGCGAGGTCCGTCTGACCTCCTCATCCCTGACGGCATCGAAAGAGACCGTGGTCTCGGACGAAATCCGAGCCGACCGCATGGTCTCGAATGTGATCGAGGTCCAGGCGGGCTCTGCCGGCGACATTTCCACCGAATTCTCCTCGGGCTCGCATGACGAGTTCCTCGAAGCCTTTGTCCTCGGCGCCTGGACTCGACCGATGTCCTTCGACCGCTGGGAAGGTGAACAGGTTTCCATTACCGCGACTGACGGTATTGCCATCAATGGCGGCGATTTCTCCGACTATTTCACCGTGGGTCGCCGGATCAAGACCGAAGGTTTCGCGACCCCGGGCAATAATGGTTATTTCGAAGTCGAGTCCGTCGCCTTTTCCTCTGGCGTGACTACGGTCACGACCGTTGAAACAAGCCTGACCATCGAGGCCGCGTCCCGCTACACGAAGGTCATGGACGCCAATGACGTGATCGTCCTGAACAACACGACCGTGGCCGCTGTTGCGGACGGGTTCACAGGTACAGGCGTCTTTGCTTCGGCAATCGCTGCGGGCCAGCTGGCCATCGGTCAGCGTATCTTTGTCGAGGGCCTCGGTTTCGAGGAAGGCACCTACGTGTTCGGCAGCGCCCCTGCTGCCGGGGATTCCGTGACTGTTTCGGACGGGATGAATTCCAGAACATACCAGTATGCCGGCACCGTTCCTGAAGGCGTGGTTGATCTCGGCGCCGCTGCCGATGTCCAGGAAGCTGCCAACGACCTCGCCGCCGCCATTCAGGCAGACTATGCGCTCGGCCTCATCAATGTGAAGGCGGTGTCGGACGATACCGACACTGTCACGATCAACAACCTGAACTCCGAAGGCGGCGCGCTGACGGAGGACGAGGCCGGCACCGCGATCACCACGACGGATTTCGCGAACGGCGCTGCGGGTGCTCGCGGCTTCTTCACCGTGTCGGCGCTCACCGATGACAAGATCACGGTTTCGGAAACCGTCGACGCTGTATCTGCCGGCGATGCCGTGACCATCAAGGGGTCGATGCTCCGCAACCCGGGCGAAATCGACGACATCACGCCGCAGAGCTTCACCATCGAAGAGCACTACACTGACATCGGGCAGGTCTTCGTTCGCGACGGCATGCGCGTGGGCTCCTTCAACGAGGAAGTCGCCTCCGGCGCCATCGTCACCGGCTCCTTCTCCTTCATGGGCCGCGCAACCTCTCGCCGGACCTCCACGCTTCTCGGCACGTCTCCCTATACGCCGCTGGAAGCCCCGACCACGGAAGTGATCAATGCCACGACCAATGTCGGCGATCTCTACAAGGACGGAGCGCTTCTCGCGACCGCCGTGCAATCGATCTCCGTCACGGGCGAGGCAAACCTGCGCGCCCAGAACGCGGTCGGATCGAAGTTCGCTCGCGGCATCGGGACCGGTCGGTTCAACCTGACCGGAACGGTCACGGCCTATTTCGAAGACGGCGCCATGTATGACCATTTCGTCGCCCACGACACGGTCTCGCTCGCCTATGACTTCCAGGACATTGATGGCAACGTCTACTGGACGACCATCCCGGCTGTGAAGTTCACCAGCGACGACATCACGCCGGGCGGCATCGATCAGGACGTTCTCGAACCCATCGAGTTCACCGCCCAGCGCGACCCCGCCACGAACTGCCAGTTCCAGCGTGATCGATTCTCGTCGATCAAAGCACCGACTGCCTAA
- a CDS encoding DUF2163 domain-containing protein has translation MKTISSAMREHLDGTTTQLCTCWKISRTDGEVFYLTDNSTDIVFDGDTYNAKDTYDRTAIANDIELTPDNVEMFAVLNSGLFSRSDLENGKFDYAAVEVFVVNYTDPDGFGPIKLKAGWLGQIKPLSKGTGFTTDLLGLADKLSASIETILSPECRADLGDSKCKVAILIDEIERETDYTVGQSVRTRTRTLGVRGVHELLVNGDLSLSIGDSYSLGQGPEGWNSVGGLRVVRISEGYKGLPDYVPAYMESTFNSNQTSQTRDLAVEGITTDDLDGGECWLYFSCFFCPRADGAEPMGARVEILDEEDDVVATVIDETNIAANLAPTEWDGSYFFRVAVVYKGIPSGARKVRTAIIQGDTGPATVDGEWAFAETKIIGLTEDLSSELDFDGKYLLCTQGGTTASSSPDYDQPVGTEITDGSAKFMIMSAWRVPAIVLQGTDRANFRAIVIGDTRGRSNTTWYNSGIVEWTEGANKGRATEMKDVDYEGGENDVYDIELWLPQSEIPVIGDFLMLQAGCDQRRETCRDKFNNVINFRGEPDLPGDDAIESYYAQQ, from the coding sequence ATGAAGACGATTTCATCCGCGATGAGGGAGCACCTTGATGGAACGACAACACAGTTGTGTACCTGTTGGAAGATCAGCCGGACCGACGGTGAAGTGTTCTACCTTACGGACAATTCGACGGATATTGTCTTCGATGGGGACACCTACAACGCGAAGGACACCTATGATCGAACGGCCATCGCGAACGACATCGAACTCACGCCGGACAATGTCGAGATGTTCGCGGTTCTCAATTCCGGGCTGTTCTCCAGGAGCGACCTGGAGAACGGGAAGTTTGATTACGCCGCTGTCGAAGTCTTTGTTGTCAACTACACAGACCCGGACGGGTTCGGGCCGATCAAACTCAAGGCCGGCTGGCTCGGACAGATCAAGCCGCTCTCAAAAGGGACGGGGTTCACAACGGACCTGCTAGGTCTTGCGGACAAGCTCTCTGCCTCGATCGAAACGATTCTTTCTCCCGAATGCAGAGCCGATCTCGGGGATTCCAAGTGCAAGGTAGCCATCCTTATCGACGAGATCGAACGCGAGACAGATTACACAGTAGGCCAGTCTGTGAGGACCCGGACAAGGACTCTCGGGGTCCGAGGGGTCCACGAACTTCTCGTCAACGGGGACCTTTCTCTCAGCATCGGGGATTCATATTCGCTTGGTCAGGGGCCGGAGGGATGGAATTCTGTCGGCGGTCTTCGTGTTGTCCGAATTTCGGAAGGATACAAGGGACTTCCTGATTATGTTCCTGCCTACATGGAATCCACGTTCAATTCCAACCAGACATCGCAAACCAGGGATCTTGCTGTTGAAGGAATAACGACAGACGACCTCGACGGAGGGGAATGCTGGCTTTATTTTTCCTGTTTCTTTTGCCCGAGAGCAGACGGCGCTGAACCGATGGGCGCGCGTGTTGAAATCCTTGATGAAGAGGACGATGTTGTCGCAACCGTCATAGACGAGACCAATATCGCGGCGAACCTGGCTCCAACAGAGTGGGATGGGAGTTACTTCTTCCGCGTAGCGGTTGTCTATAAGGGAATCCCCTCTGGAGCGCGCAAGGTTAGAACAGCGATCATTCAGGGCGACACAGGACCGGCGACGGTGGATGGGGAATGGGCCTTCGCGGAGACCAAGATCATCGGCCTGACAGAAGATCTCAGTTCGGAACTGGATTTCGACGGGAAGTATCTTCTGTGCACACAAGGCGGAACAACCGCGAGTTCTTCGCCGGATTACGACCAGCCGGTCGGAACCGAGATCACGGATGGATCGGCGAAGTTCATGATCATGTCGGCGTGGCGCGTACCGGCAATCGTCCTTCAGGGAACGGATAGGGCGAATTTTCGAGCTATCGTCATCGGCGACACAAGGGGAAGGTCGAACACGACGTGGTACAATAGTGGGATCGTCGAATGGACCGAGGGCGCCAATAAGGGCCGAGCCACGGAAATGAAAGACGTGGACTATGAAGGCGGCGAGAATGATGTCTACGACATCGAGCTTTGGCTTCCTCAGTCGGAAATACCTGTAATCGGGGATTTCCTGATGTTGCAGGCGGGATGCGACCAGCGACGAGAGACCTGCAGAGACAAGTTCAACAATGTCATTAACTTCAGAGGAGAACCTGATCTGCCAGGAGATGATGCAATCGAGTCCTACTACGCCCAGCAGTGA
- a CDS encoding tape measure protein, translating into MADKTMKYAIDARQAEAGARQFVRAVQTIRAQSKANIRGTADDFKELTRAVGGADFTKIARQLRSLAGVRFSNRGMTAFVRDLAELSRFKGPSASAITRVRNMAKAVTELGKVNGGKGGDNLRRVADAAMSLDKLGGAAQHLRTLKTAVTGIASLKPQGLEKLGLFFQMLRAFRVSPDIVKLSALGIALKTIRPPTDKQIGRMARFFDILKRVVVPRGLGSGLMSLGTSFKTFRPPTTSQIERFKEFMAAINGVKLRKDFGVMAAGLDRITAASSRAARGFGLLRRGMTNLPIGRTTRQVHGLTHSLRGLENAFSFSYHAGSLFRTMLGSLALGSIARSIYDTSVMYLKADSALKVVTGSQEAANAEMDQAIAMIQRTGGAIDAVLPRYSKFVAAAGQSGLTVGEARDIFEATSGALTVLGANAEDSELAFLAIEQIVSKGVLSSEELRRQLAERLPGAFQAMAKALYPTLVATEGMEAAQAKLNEELKAGSIQSVEAMQRFAEVLKETYGPELENALKRPDVALNRLRNEWTFFKKTVADSGFLYELGIAFDKLVVAMQTDEFKAFAVQLGQGLGRAVRMGADALVWMIENMEKVREALKRVIVVVIAYKALHLGANIIQSAANIGVMASGLVNLAGKFRAAAAGANFLKIALISTGIGAIVVALGTLAALLYVNRNRMIEIGGHAARLGTIMKVVWEDIVGAVSAAIEWIDRFTFTLLDIVPFARPVFEFLKGALERAGYDFSSFGSLIWSSVKTPINLVMRGFDLMATTVKAAILSMSIEFKAFIETLQNPLNFVSIRQQATAAQGRLAGLTADRMESIAGRDYAQNFVDNTVGNYAVSVAQRSEQRERTQATLAAGIAHMTGRPQTTPDAETSNLRLFTDDYDGSGRKDAQKELTSITKLIEQTLPMKTAREELAVAEERLLKAREDHLINDEQLRQAQINLRREYEAQIDPVGALVAETERNITALRETMDMSPGMQRYYEVMAELRRENAEAQAEENAELAEKLRLEESLKRFGNIRDNLDPSAAARRDYDLDRQAVLDATQPGASRDRMLSNLDAQYRDALDPRNAVTGYRELAQQLDPLAAATEQYEKELDTLNRAQQAGILVGDEYRAAVEKLNREHQDALDPVRKMREEYAEQGMILRMSDRTARRYEAVRDQINKLEEAGVTITRDLVEEVTRLVAAQDQLENPQGFRKWVDEARDLNEAMSDLAVTISDELAASFGKLFATGDFELTEFLTAIRDESAQAAGELFTKQLYQVVGLGDKGGLMGAAKDGVMSLFDGVQGNTISSIISGYNKEKAPNGLSKGDTAIVEKLIEIRDALTGGGSSAPVMGANGAKAFNNGGIFGGIISTVGSFFDNKQGNSSGQLLSTILGGEGENQMFAEASSQGHGLCCCDDEFTRGDQAIVDQLFLLRRAFEENAFFGGSSAGVAANAGMFGRNKVSSAGQGGMLLEGPDTSTMSMGDGAGYAAFGDAASSHADGDSSTGDWLQTAGTTIGAIVGAYYGNWEMGAQIGNNAGTFAGGIADMKDPETGAIKYSSNPIVAAIQQQTQIIVDIGKATIEAIGASGGGGGGMGGMGDMFGGMGGMGGGSSSSTSGAKAQKTGSSTGGGGGGGFWSSAGSFFSGFFEEGGYSTEAVKHGLVPASAFLNAPRYAMGTASTSSGERPAVLHDDEAVIPLSRGRYVPVQMEGGGGSSQVVNQNVTFNVNAEDPNAFRRSEHQLRARAVRSLRSAA; encoded by the coding sequence GTGGCCGATAAGACGATGAAGTACGCGATTGACGCGCGCCAGGCAGAAGCTGGCGCGCGTCAATTCGTTCGTGCTGTTCAGACTATCCGTGCTCAGTCCAAGGCCAATATCCGGGGGACTGCGGACGACTTCAAGGAGCTTACCAGAGCCGTCGGAGGCGCGGACTTCACGAAGATCGCACGCCAGCTTCGGAGCCTGGCGGGCGTCAGGTTCTCGAACCGGGGGATGACCGCCTTTGTACGCGACCTCGCAGAACTGAGCCGGTTTAAAGGGCCTAGCGCCTCGGCCATCACACGCGTTCGGAACATGGCAAAGGCCGTGACTGAATTGGGCAAGGTCAATGGCGGGAAAGGCGGGGACAATCTGCGCCGGGTCGCCGATGCGGCCATGTCGCTCGACAAGCTGGGGGGCGCTGCCCAGCATCTCCGAACCCTGAAAACCGCTGTCACAGGCATTGCGAGCCTCAAACCACAAGGACTGGAGAAGCTCGGGCTTTTCTTTCAGATGCTGCGCGCCTTCCGCGTGTCTCCAGACATTGTGAAGCTGTCTGCGCTCGGTATCGCCCTCAAGACCATCCGACCCCCGACTGACAAGCAGATCGGTCGGATGGCCCGTTTCTTCGACATCCTGAAACGCGTCGTTGTCCCCCGAGGGCTCGGCTCAGGTCTCATGTCACTCGGCACGTCGTTCAAGACGTTCAGGCCCCCGACCACATCCCAAATCGAGCGCTTCAAGGAGTTCATGGCCGCGATCAACGGCGTGAAATTGCGCAAGGATTTCGGGGTGATGGCTGCGGGGCTTGACCGTATTACGGCAGCCTCTTCCCGCGCGGCGCGTGGCTTTGGTCTGCTGCGCCGTGGCATGACCAATCTGCCAATTGGGCGCACCACAAGGCAGGTGCACGGCCTGACGCATTCTCTGCGCGGCCTGGAGAATGCCTTCTCCTTCTCCTACCACGCTGGCTCGCTGTTCCGCACAATGCTCGGATCGCTGGCGCTTGGTTCGATTGCGCGCAGCATCTACGACACTTCCGTGATGTACCTTAAGGCGGATTCCGCCCTTAAGGTTGTTACCGGCTCCCAGGAAGCCGCCAATGCCGAAATGGATCAGGCCATCGCCATGATCCAGCGCACAGGCGGCGCGATTGACGCAGTTCTGCCGCGCTATTCCAAGTTCGTTGCCGCCGCAGGTCAGTCCGGCCTCACGGTCGGCGAAGCGCGCGACATCTTCGAAGCGACGTCGGGCGCTCTGACGGTTCTCGGTGCGAACGCCGAGGATAGTGAGCTGGCCTTCCTCGCCATCGAGCAGATCGTGTCCAAGGGCGTTCTGTCGTCGGAAGAACTTCGTCGCCAGCTGGCTGAACGCCTGCCCGGCGCGTTCCAGGCCATGGCCAAGGCCCTGTACCCGACCCTCGTCGCGACCGAGGGCATGGAAGCCGCCCAGGCCAAACTGAATGAAGAACTGAAGGCTGGCAGCATCCAGTCTGTCGAGGCCATGCAGCGCTTCGCCGAGGTGCTCAAGGAAACCTACGGTCCGGAGCTTGAGAACGCCCTGAAGCGCCCCGACGTGGCGCTCAACCGACTGCGCAACGAATGGACCTTCTTCAAGAAGACGGTTGCAGATTCCGGCTTCCTGTATGAACTCGGCATCGCCTTCGACAAGCTCGTGGTCGCGATGCAGACGGACGAGTTCAAGGCGTTTGCCGTGCAACTGGGACAGGGGCTTGGCCGCGCTGTCCGGATGGGGGCGGATGCTCTTGTCTGGATGATCGAGAACATGGAGAAAGTCCGCGAGGCTCTGAAGAGGGTCATTGTGGTTGTCATTGCCTACAAGGCCCTCCACCTCGGCGCCAACATCATCCAGTCAGCCGCGAACATCGGTGTCATGGCGAGCGGACTGGTCAATCTGGCCGGCAAATTCCGGGCGGCTGCGGCGGGCGCGAACTTCCTCAAGATTGCGCTGATCTCGACCGGGATCGGGGCCATTGTCGTCGCGCTGGGAACCCTAGCAGCGCTCCTCTATGTCAATCGCAACCGGATGATCGAGATCGGAGGGCACGCCGCGCGGCTTGGCACGATCATGAAAGTGGTCTGGGAAGACATCGTCGGCGCTGTTTCAGCCGCCATCGAATGGATTGACAGGTTCACCTTCACTCTTCTGGACATCGTCCCCTTCGCACGTCCGGTCTTCGAATTCCTGAAAGGTGCGCTCGAACGTGCAGGCTATGACTTCTCCTCGTTCGGCTCCCTGATCTGGTCGTCCGTCAAGACGCCGATCAATCTCGTTATGCGCGGCTTCGACCTCATGGCAACGACCGTGAAAGCCGCCATCCTGAGCATGAGCATCGAGTTCAAGGCGTTTATCGAGACGCTTCAGAATCCGTTGAACTTCGTCTCCATTCGCCAGCAGGCTACAGCGGCGCAGGGCAGGCTTGCAGGCCTGACTGCGGATCGCATGGAGAGCATTGCCGGGCGGGACTACGCCCAGAATTTCGTTGACAACACGGTCGGGAATTACGCGGTCAGTGTCGCCCAGCGGTCAGAACAACGCGAAAGAACACAGGCGACACTCGCCGCAGGTATCGCGCACATGACGGGCCGTCCTCAGACGACCCCTGACGCCGAGACGTCAAATCTCCGCCTTTTCACGGACGACTATGACGGGTCCGGACGAAAAGATGCCCAGAAGGAACTCACCAGCATCACGAAGCTGATCGAGCAAACCCTTCCGATGAAGACCGCTCGGGAAGAGCTTGCCGTGGCAGAGGAGCGCCTCCTGAAGGCCCGCGAAGATCACCTGATCAACGATGAACAACTGCGTCAGGCGCAGATCAATCTTCGCCGGGAGTATGAGGCCCAGATCGATCCGGTTGGTGCCCTTGTGGCGGAGACCGAACGCAACATTACGGCCCTTCGGGAGACCATGGACATGTCTCCCGGGATGCAGCGCTATTACGAGGTCATGGCTGAACTTCGCCGGGAGAACGCAGAGGCACAGGCCGAGGAGAACGCAGAACTTGCCGAGAAGCTTCGGCTCGAAGAGAGCCTGAAGCGTTTTGGAAATATCCGGGACAATCTTGATCCGTCAGCAGCCGCGCGCCGTGATTACGACCTCGACCGCCAGGCGGTTCTCGATGCCACACAGCCGGGCGCTTCACGCGACCGGATGCTCTCCAATCTCGACGCACAGTATCGCGACGCCCTCGATCCTCGCAATGCCGTAACCGGGTATCGCGAGCTGGCCCAGCAACTCGATCCACTGGCAGCAGCGACTGAGCAGTACGAAAAGGAACTGGACACCCTGAATCGTGCACAACAGGCTGGCATCCTCGTTGGGGACGAGTATCGCGCCGCTGTCGAGAAACTGAACCGGGAACACCAAGACGCACTCGATCCTGTCCGGAAGATGCGTGAGGAGTATGCCGAACAGGGCATGATCCTGAGGATGAGTGATCGGACCGCTCGCCGCTATGAGGCCGTGCGAGACCAGATCAACAAGCTCGAAGAAGCCGGCGTCACGATCACCCGTGACCTGGTCGAGGAAGTCACGCGTCTCGTCGCCGCGCAAGACCAGCTGGAGAATCCGCAGGGCTTCCGGAAGTGGGTCGACGAGGCGCGCGATCTCAACGAGGCCATGAGCGACCTGGCCGTCACGATCAGCGACGAACTGGCAGCCTCCTTCGGCAAACTCTTCGCGACAGGAGATTTCGAACTGACCGAATTCCTGACAGCGATCAGGGACGAATCGGCTCAGGCGGCTGGCGAGCTTTTCACCAAGCAACTGTACCAGGTCGTCGGCCTCGGAGACAAAGGCGGTCTTATGGGCGCTGCCAAGGACGGCGTCATGTCCTTGTTCGACGGCGTCCAAGGCAACACGATTTCGTCGATCATTTCCGGATACAACAAGGAAAAAGCCCCGAATGGACTGTCGAAAGGCGACACGGCGATTGTCGAGAAGCTGATCGAAATCCGGGACGCCTTGACCGGCGGCGGGTCGTCCGCCCCGGTCATGGGCGCAAACGGAGCAAAGGCCTTCAACAATGGAGGCATCTTCGGCGGCATTATCAGCACTGTCGGGTCCTTCTTCGATAACAAGCAGGGAAACTCCTCCGGTCAGCTTCTTTCCACCATCCTCGGTGGGGAAGGCGAGAACCAGATGTTCGCCGAGGCCAGTAGCCAGGGGCACGGTCTGTGCTGCTGCGATGACGAGTTCACGCGTGGCGACCAGGCGATTGTCGATCAACTGTTCCTTCTTCGGCGCGCTTTCGAGGAGAATGCCTTCTTCGGCGGATCGTCCGCAGGGGTTGCAGCCAATGCAGGCATGTTCGGAAGGAATAAAGTGTCGTCCGCCGGACAAGGCGGCATGCTGCTCGAAGGTCCGGACACCAGCACCATGTCCATGGGCGACGGCGCGGGATATGCGGCCTTCGGAGACGCAGCCTCGTCCCACGCTGATGGGGATTCCTCTACAGGCGACTGGCTGCAGACGGCGGGCACGACCATCGGCGCGATTGTCGGGGCCTACTACGGAAACTGGGAGATGGGCGCGCAAATCGGCAACAATGCCGGCACCTTTGCGGGCGGGATCGCGGACATGAAAGACCCGGAAACGGGCGCCATCAAATACTCCTCAAACCCGATTGTCGCGGCAATCCAGCAGCAGACACAGATCATTGTCGATATCGGAAAGGCGACCATCGAGGCCATCGGCGCGTCTGGCGGAGGCGGCGGTGGAATGGGCGGCATGGGAGACATGTTCGGCGGCATGGGGGGCATGGGCGGCGGATCGTCCTCGTCCACGTCAGGCGCCAAGGCCCAGAAGACAGGATCGTCAACTGGAGGCGGCGGTGGGGGTGGATTCTGGTCATCTGCAGGGTCCTTCTTCTCGGGCTTCTTCGAGGAAGGCGGCTACTCCACGGAAGCGGTCAAGCATGGCCTCGTTCCGGCCTCGGCCTTCCTGAATGCGCCGAGATACGCAATGGGCACGGCGAGTACGTCTTCCGGCGAACGCCCGGCTGTCCTGCACGACGACGAGGCGGTGATCCCACTCTCGCGTGGTCGCTATGTTCCAGTCCAGATGGAAGGCGGCGGCGGAAGCTCGCAAGTGGTGAATCAGAATGTCACCTTTAACGTCAACGCCGAGGACCCGAACGCTTTCCGAAGGTCCGAGCACCAACTTCGCGCAAGGGCCGTTCGGTCCCTCCGGTCGGCTGCCTGA